The Rhinopithecus roxellana isolate Shanxi Qingling chromosome 13, ASM756505v1, whole genome shotgun sequence genome contains a region encoding:
- the LOC115892865 gene encoding 40S ribosomal protein S11-like, with protein sequence MADIQTERAYQKQPTIFQNKKRVLLGETGKEKLPRYYKNIGLGFKTPKEAIEGTYIDKKCPFTGNVSIRGRILSGVVTKMKMQRTIVIRRDYLHYNRKYNRFEKRHKNMSVHLSPCFRDVQMGDIVTVGECRPLSKTVRFNVLKVTKAAGTKKQFQKF encoded by the coding sequence ATGGCGGACATTCAGACTGAGCGTGCCTACCAAAAGCAGCCGACcatctttcaaaacaaaaagagggTTCTGCTGGGAGAAACTGGCAAGGAGAAGCTCCCGCGGTACTACAAGAACATCGGTCTGGGCTTCAAGACACCCAAAGAGGCTATTGAGGGCACTTACATTGACAAGAAATGCCCCTTCACTGGTAATGTCTCCATTCGAGGGCGGATCCTCTCTGGTGTGGTGACCAAGATGAAGATGCAGAGGACCATCGTCATCCGCCGAGACTACCTCCACTACAACCGCAAGTACAACCGCTTTGAGAAGCGCCACAAGAACATGTCTGTGCACCTGTCCCCCTGCTTCAGGGACGTCCAGATGGGTGATATCGTCACAGTGGGCGAGTGTCGGCCCCTGAGCAAGACAGTGCGCTTCAACGTGCTCAAGGTCACCAAGGCTGCCGGCACCAAGAAGCAGTTCCAGAAGTTCTGA
- the INSM1 gene encoding insulinoma-associated protein 1, whose protein sequence is MPRGFLVKRSKKSTPVSYRVRGGEDGDRVLLLSPGCGDARAEPPAPSPGPGPLSPPPPAERAHAALAAALACAPGPPPPPPGPRAAHFGNPEAAHPAPLYSPTRPVSREHEKHKYFERSFNLGSPVSAESFPTPAALLGGGGGGGASGAGGGGTCGGDALLFAPAELKMGTAFSAGAEAARGPGPGPPLPPAAALRPPGKRPPPPAAAAAEPPAKAVKAPGAKKPKAIRKLHFEDEVTTSPVLGLKIKEGPVEAPRGRAGGAARPLGEFICQLCKEEYADPFALAQHKCSRIVRVEYRCPECAKVFSCPANLASHRRWHKPRPAPSAAARAQEPEAAARAEAREAPGGSSDRDTPSPGGVSESGSEDGLYECHHCAKKFRRQAYLRKHLLAHHQALQAKGAPPAPPAEDLLALYPGPDEKAPQEAAGDGEAAGVLGLSASAECHLCPVCGESFPSKGAQERHLRLLHAAQVFPCKYCPATFYSSPGLTRHINKCHPSENRQVILLQVPVRPAC, encoded by the coding sequence ATGCCCCGCGGCTTCCTGGTGAAGCGCAGTAAGAAGTCCACGCCCGTGTCCTACCGGGTCCGCGGCGGCGAGGACGGCGACCGCGTGCTGCTTCTCTCGCCCGGCTGCGGGGACGCCCGCGCCGAGCCCCCGGCTCCGAGCCCGGGCCCCGGGCCGCtgtcgccgccgccgcccgcggaGCGCGCCCATGCAGCGCTCGCCGCCGCGCTCGCCTGCGCGCCTGGGCCGCCGCCACCCCCGCCGGGCCCGCGGGCCGCGCACTTCGGCAACCCCGAGGCCGCGCACCCCGCGCCGCTCTACAGCCCCACGCGGCCCGTGAGCCGCGAGCACGAGAAGCACAAGTACTTCGAACGCAGCTTCAACCTGGGCTCGCCGGTCTCGGCCGAGTCCTTCCCCACGCCCGCCGCGCTGCtcggaggaggcggcggcggcggtgcgAGCGGAGCGGGCGGCGGCGGCACCTGCGGCGGCGACGCGCTGCTCTTCGCGCCCGCCGAGCTCAAGATGGGCACCGCGTTCTCGGCTGGCGCCGAGGCGGCCCGCGGCCCAGGCCCCGGCCCTCCACTGCCCCCCGCCGCCGCCCTGCGGCCCCCGGGAAAgcggcccccgccccccgccgccgccgccgccgagcCGCCCGCCAAGGCAGTCAAGGCCCCGGGCGCCAAGAAGCCCAAGGCCATCCGCAAGCTGCACTTCGAGGACGAGGTGACCACGTCGCCCGTGCTGGGGCTCAAGATCAAGGAGGGCCCGGTGGAGGCGCCGCGGGGCCGCGCGGGGGGCGCGGCGCGGCCGCTGGGCGAGTTCATCTGCCAGCTGTGCAAGGAGGAGTACGCCGACCCGTTCGCGCTGGCGCAGCACAAGTGCTCGCGCATCGTGCGTGTGGAGTACCGCTGCCCCGAGTGCGCCAAGGTCTTCAGCTGCCCGGCCAACCTGGCCTCGCACCGCCGCTGGCACAAACCGCGGCCCGCGCCCTCCGCCGCCGCCCGCGCGCAGGAGCCGGAAGCCGCAGCCAGGGCTGAGGCGCGGGAGGCACCCGGCGGCAGCAGCGACCGGGATACACCGAGCCCCGGCGGCGTATCCGAGTCGGGCTCCGAGGACGGGCTCTACGAGTGCCATCACTGCGCCAAGAAGTTCCGCCGCCAGGCCTACCTACGCAAGCACCTGCTGGCGCACCACCAGGCGCTGCAGGCCAAGGGCGCGCCGCCAGCGCCCCCGGCCGAGGACCTACTGGCCTTGTACCCCGGGCCCGACGAGAAGGCGCCCCAGGAGGCGGCCGGCGACGGCGAGGCAGCAGGCGTGCTGGGCCTGAGTGCGTCCGCCGAGTGCCACCTGTGCCCAGTGTGCGGGGAGTCGTTCCCCAGCAAGGGTGCCCAGGAGCGCCACCTGCGCCTGCTGCACGCCGCCCAGGTGTTCCCCTGCAAGTACTGCCCGGCCACCTTCTACAGCTCGCCTGGCCTTACGCGGCACATCAACAAGTGCCACCCATCCGAAAACAGACAGGTGATCCTCCTGCAGGTGCCCGTGCGCCCGGCCTGCTAG